The following DNA comes from Burkholderia sp. HI2500.
CGGAGCCGAACGTGATGGTGATGCGCTTCGACGACAGCACGGTCGTCGCAAACGTTCGCGTGTGGACGCACACCGACAAGTTCTGGGACATGCGCTGGCGTCTGGCGCGGCAGGCTCGCAAGGCACTCGCGGACGCGCACTGCGCGCTGCCGATCCGCACGCGCGAGCTGCACATCGTGCATGACGCGGAGCGTCGCGCCGAACGCGCGCAAACGCACGCGCTGTAAACGGCGAAGGCCGCGACGCACTGCCTGCTTCGCGGCCTTCGCAACGTCAATGCAACTTCAACGCCGCATCACATCTTCACGATATCGAGCAGCGCCTTCTTACCGCTCCTGTACGTGAACACCGAGATCGCGCCGTGCCTCAGGTCGCCCTGCGGCGTGAAGCTCGTCTCGCCGATCACGCCCTTGTAGTCGGTCGCGGGCATCGCGGCCAGCACCTTCGCCGGATCGGTCGAGTTCGCGCGCTTCATCGCGTCGACGATGATGTACACGGCGTCGTACGAGAACGGCGCATACACCTGCATCGGCTGGTGATAACGCGCTTCGTAGCGCTTCGCGAACGCCGCGCCGCCCGGCATCTTCTCGAGCGCGATGCCGGCCTCGGAGCACACGACGTTGTCGGACGCGGGGCCCGCGAGCTTCGGCAGGTCGGTCGAGCACACGCCGTCGCCGGCGAGGATCTTCGCGCGCATGCCGAGCTGGCGCGCCTGCTTCGCGAGCGGCCCGCCCGTCGAGTCCATGCCGCCGTACATGATCGCGTCCGGGTTCGCGCCCTTGATCTTCGTGAGGATCGCGCGGAAGTCGATCGCCTTGTCGTTGGTCGCATCGCGCGACACGACCTTCATTCCGGCGGCCTTCGCGGCCTTCTCGAACTCGGTCGCGAGGCCCTGGCCGTATGCGGTCGAATCGTCGACCACCGCTACCGTCTTGATGCCCAGGTTCTTCGCCGCATACATCGCGAGCGCCGGCCCCTGCTGCGCGTCGGTCGCCACCACGCGATAGGTCGTCTTGAAGCCCTGCTGCGTGTAGGTCGGGTTGGTCGCGGCCTGCGAGATCTGCACGACGCCGCCGTCGCGATAGACGCGCGACGCCGGAATCGACGTGCCCGAGTTGTGATGGCCGACGACGCCGATGACCTTGTCGTCGACGAGCCGCTGCGCGACCTGCGTCGCCGTGCGCGGATCGCCCGCGTCGTCCTGCGCGTCGAGTTGCAGCGTGACCTTCTTGCCGCCGATCGTCAGGCCCTTCGCATTGATTTCCTCGACCGCGAGGCGCGCGCCGTTCTCGCTGTCCTTGCCGAGGTGCGCGATCGCGCCGGTCAGCGGTGCGACGTGGCCGATGCGCACGATCTCGTCCGCGTGTGCGGACAGCGCGCACGTGAGCGCCGCCGCTGCCGCGAATGCCGTCATGGAATGTCGAAGCATGTCTGTCTCCTGGTCAGTCTTGTGGGCCCCGTTCAACGCGGGACGTGTTGTGGTTCGGATGACGAATCGGTTTCGGTCAGTGATGCAGCGCGTCCTGCACCGTGGGCCGCGACCCTGTCGGCGGCACGGCTGCGGTGCCGCGCGTTACGCGCGCCCTTCGAATCCCAGCAGCACGTTGACCGCATTGATGCCGATCTCGTCGACCATGTAGCCGCCTTCCATCACGAACAGCGTCGGCACGTTCAGGCGCGCGAGCGCCGCGCCGATGCGCAGATAGTCGGGCGAGCGCAGCCGGAAATGGCTGATCGGATCGTGCTCGAACGTATCGACGCCGAGCGACACGACGAGCGCGTCGGGTGCATGCGCGGCGATCGCGGCGGCCGCGTGGTCGAGCGCCGCCGAGTAGGTGTCCCACAGCGTGCCCTTCGGCAGCGGCAGATTCAGGTTGAACCCTTCGCCCGCGCCGATGCCGCGCTCGTCCGCGTAGCCGGAGAAGTACGGATACGACACCGGCGGCTCGCCGTGGATCGACGCGAACAGCACGTCCGCGCGGTCGTAGAAGATGTCCTGCGTGCCGTTGCCGTGATGGAAATCGACGTCGAGCACCGCGACGCGCGTGGCGCCCTGTGCGACGCAGTGCTGCGCCGCGATCGCCGCGTTGTTCAGGTAGCAATAGCCGCCCATGTACTCGCGGCCCGCGTGATGGCCGGGTGGGCGGCACAGCGCGAACGCCGCGCGCGCCGCGCCGCTCGACAGCAGGTCGGCGCCGGTGAGCGCCGAGTTCGCGCTCGCGCTCACGGCATCCCACGTGCCGGCGTTGATCGGCGCGCCCGCGTCCATCGCATAGAAGCCGAGCTTGCCGTCGATGAACGCGGGCGCGGTGGCTGCGGCCGGCATCGCGCGCACCGGCCACACGAGCGGCAGCGCCTGGCAGGTGCGGTCCGTGGCGGTCCACTCGTCCCACGCGCCGGCGAGGAAATCGACGTAGCGGGCACTGTGCGCGGCCGCGTAGTGGGTGCGGTCGAACGGCTTCGGCGCGATCACGTCGCCGAGGCCGGCGGCACGCACCTGCGCGAGCACCGTTTCGGCGCGAAGGGGGTTTTCGAACGAATCGGTGATCGCACCGTCCTTCAGTTCGACGCCGCGATGCAGGTGGTGATCGCTGCTGTAGACCGTGAGCATGGTTGAGCGTTGCAGTGAGGGTGGCAACAGTTTATTGACGGCAACCGGCAATAGCTTTGCTTTCGACGCGCGCGTTTCGTACAATTTTGAGAAAACCGCCTACGGATTCCCGGAAATGAGCAAAAATCGCGCTTCGGCCGAACTGGATGGCGTCGACCGCGCCATGCTGCGCCTGCTGCAGGACGACGGCGCGCTGTCGAACGCGACGCTCGGCGAGAAGCTGTCGCTGAGCGTCACGCCGTGCTGGCGCCGCCGCAAGCGGCTCGAGGACGAAGGCGTGATCACCGGCTACCAGGCGAACCTCGACCGGCGCGCGCTCGGCATGAACGTGTTCGCGTTCGTGCAGGTGACGTTCAACATGCATTCCGGCCAGGATTCGGATCACTTCGAGGACGTGATGCGGCGTCACGACGAAGTGACGTCCTGCCACAAGATCACCGGCGCGGCCGACTACATCCTGCAGGTCGTCGCGGCCGACCTCGACGCGTACGCGGAATTCGTCGAGCACGTGCTGCGCAAGCAGGCCGGGGTGTCGTCGATCCAGTCGAGCCTCGCGTTG
Coding sequences within:
- a CDS encoding branched-chain amino acid ABC transporter substrate-binding protein, translated to MLRHSMTAFAAAAALTCALSAHADEIVRIGHVAPLTGAIAHLGKDSENGARLAVEEINAKGLTIGGKKVTLQLDAQDDAGDPRTATQVAQRLVDDKVIGVVGHHNSGTSIPASRVYRDGGVVQISQAATNPTYTQQGFKTTYRVVATDAQQGPALAMYAAKNLGIKTVAVVDDSTAYGQGLATEFEKAAKAAGMKVVSRDATNDKAIDFRAILTKIKGANPDAIMYGGMDSTGGPLAKQARQLGMRAKILAGDGVCSTDLPKLAGPASDNVVCSEAGIALEKMPGGAAFAKRYEARYHQPMQVYAPFSYDAVYIIVDAMKRANSTDPAKVLAAMPATDYKGVIGETSFTPQGDLRHGAISVFTYRSGKKALLDIVKM
- a CDS encoding histone deacetylase family protein — protein: MLTVYSSDHHLHRGVELKDGAITDSFENPLRAETVLAQVRAAGLGDVIAPKPFDRTHYAAAHSARYVDFLAGAWDEWTATDRTCQALPLVWPVRAMPAAATAPAFIDGKLGFYAMDAGAPINAGTWDAVSASANSALTGADLLSSGAARAAFALCRPPGHHAGREYMGGYCYLNNAAIAAQHCVAQGATRVAVLDVDFHHGNGTQDIFYDRADVLFASIHGEPPVSYPYFSGYADERGIGAGEGFNLNLPLPKGTLWDTYSAALDHAAAAIAAHAPDALVVSLGVDTFEHDPISHFRLRSPDYLRIGAALARLNVPTLFVMEGGYMVDEIGINAVNVLLGFEGRA
- a CDS encoding Lrp/AsnC family transcriptional regulator, which gives rise to MSKNRASAELDGVDRAMLRLLQDDGALSNATLGEKLSLSVTPCWRRRKRLEDEGVITGYQANLDRRALGMNVFAFVQVTFNMHSGQDSDHFEDVMRRHDEVTSCHKITGAADYILQVVAADLDAYAEFVEHVLRKQAGVSSIQSSLALREVKFSSRVPVPGD